The Patescibacteria group bacterium genome includes a region encoding these proteins:
- the recA gene encoding recombinase RecA — protein MSKQKTAVEVREEKIKILDATVDEIRGRFGDGAIMKLGDAKHVDVDAIPTGSIALDLALGVGGMPRGRIIEIFGMESSGKSTLALHIVAEAQKKGGLAAFIDAEHALDPEYAKKIGVKVNDLFISQPDTGEQALEILESLVRSGAVDLVVIDSVAALTPRAEIEGEMGQSHMGLQARLMSQALRKLTAIVHKSGTTVIFINQIRMKIGIVFGNPEETPGGKALKFYSSVRLELRRSAKIQQGEQIIGNRTKVKVVKNKVAPPFRQAEFDIFYNEGISRLGDIVNTGVKFGVIKRAGAWFSYGETKLGQGVEASKKYLKENPRLVAEIVKEIMKNAS, from the coding sequence ATGTCTAAACAAAAAACAGCGGTGGAGGTGAGGGAGGAGAAAATAAAGATATTGGACGCGACGGTTGATGAAATCAGGGGGCGTTTTGGCGATGGCGCGATTATGAAATTGGGCGACGCGAAGCATGTTGATGTTGACGCTATCCCGACGGGCTCAATCGCTCTGGATTTGGCTTTGGGGGTTGGCGGAATGCCGCGCGGGAGAATTATTGAAATTTTTGGGATGGAGTCAAGCGGCAAAAGCACCCTGGCGCTTCATATTGTTGCCGAGGCGCAAAAAAAAGGCGGTTTGGCGGCCTTTATAGACGCGGAACACGCTCTGGATCCGGAATACGCCAAAAAAATTGGCGTAAAAGTTAATGATTTGTTTATTTCCCAGCCAGATACAGGCGAGCAAGCATTGGAGATTTTGGAGAGTTTAGTCAGGTCGGGGGCGGTTGATTTAGTTGTAATTGACTCGGTTGCCGCTTTGACGCCCAGAGCTGAAATTGAAGGTGAAATGGGGCAGTCGCACATGGGTTTACAGGCGCGGCTTATGTCGCAGGCGTTAAGAAAATTGACCGCTATTGTTCATAAAAGCGGAACGACTGTTATTTTTATTAATCAAATTAGAATGAAAATAGGGATTGTTTTCGGAAACCCCGAAGAAACGCCCGGCGGAAAGGCATTGAAGTTTTATTCCTCGGTTCGCTTAGAACTTCGTCGCTCGGCGAAAATTCAGCAGGGCGAGCAAATTATCGGCAATAGGACGAAAGTTAAAGTAGTTAAAAACAAAGTTGCTCCTCCTTTTAGGCAGGCGGAGTTTGATATTTTTTACAATGAAGGAATTTCCCGTCTCGGGGACATTGTTAATACGGGCGTTAAGTTCGGCGTGATTAAAAGAGCAGGCGCTTGGTTTTCTTACGGAGAAACGAAATTGGGGCAGGGCGTAGAAGCGTCAAAAAAATACCTAAAAGAAAATCCCCGCCTTGTGGCGGAGATTGTGAAAGAGATAATGAAAAACGCGAGTTAA